The genomic stretch AGTTCGCACTTTACCTTGTTACGCTTCCAGTAGAGCTTGAGCGGCACACAGGTGTGGCCCTTGTCCTGGGTGACCGAAAAGATTTTGGCGATCTCTTTACGATGCAGCAGCAGTTTACGAGTTCGCGTGGGGTCAGCAATTTCATGGGTGCTGGCCGTGTTCAGCGGCATGATATGACTGCCCAGCAGGAACGCTTCGCCGTTGCGAATCAAAATGTAGGTGTCGGTGAGCTGCGCTTTACCGGCGCGCAGGCTTTTT from Halomonas meridiana encodes the following:
- the smpB gene encoding SsrA-binding protein SmpB — translated: MATKKGNSKGPGSSVIAQNKKARFEYHIDETFEAGLALAGWEVKSLRAGKAQLTDTYILIRNGEAFLLGSHIMPLNTASTHEIADPTRTRKLLLHRKEIAKIFSVTQDKGHTCVPLKLYWKRNKVKCELALVTGKKIHDKRATEKDRDWNRQKGRIMREHNKA